Proteins encoded together in one Anas acuta chromosome 10, bAnaAcu1.1, whole genome shotgun sequence window:
- the ATXN1L gene encoding ataxin-1-like, with translation MRAGHERSQERLPPKKRELPAASSGAEAARAGGAQASGEGPEWARTAGPGPAALRYGPGEAAEAVAGLTVDQYGMLYKVAVPPATFSPTALHPVVNVSPLTPAFNVTSPIIQHPGVPYPPIHYAQIPPTSLQLIGSHYTVPYAVPPGFLPSPLLSPSTNLAASHVPHFVPYASLFTEEAAPSPQTTSPTHTFNKSASAVSPSGQMQHHAGTQPLDTTLGRIPVYYQMSRLPPGYSAYETPTAGGSPDSSQQDSQLSSEVAAANGGQRHLEHNVVRRTSEAVDSGSSKAEDCLPGAAVGCVVDGQFLSGYQTLRTEVSVPAHRNTPDTDLEVQRVVGVLASQDYHVLAAQRKDDPSPLNLCHSISDQQGESKDVLRNTVERAAAGKSQSRSPYVVSPEEMVRQRQLTKGMVIANGKPVLVPVGSEPIRSSASETLVRQSPDVQARGSVLEKDLAQLQPPSSSHLPSHFMKGAIIQLATGELKRVEDLQTQDFVRSAEVSGGLKIDSSTVVDIQESQWPGLVMLHFVVGEQQSKVSIDVPPEHPFFVYGQGWSSCSPGRTAQLFALPCHRLQVGDVCISISLQSMNGNSASQANYPLTDQLISTRERSERTAQGSREPSDRAAERKSQPERESAAQSSHAEPSQPETVTQHSWAAPGFQRYSTQAEEPRPSLLRPSFIPQEVKLSIEGRSNAGK, from the coding sequence ATGAGAGCGGGCCACGAGCGCAGCCAGGAGCGCCTCCCGCCCAAGAAGCGGGAGCTGCCGGCCGCCAGCAGCGGCGCGGAGGCGGcgcgggcggggggcgcccAGGCCTCGGGCGAGGGCCCCGAGTGGGCCCGgacggcggggccgggccccgcggccCTGCGCTACGGCCCCGGGGAGGCCGCGGAGGCGGTGGCGGGGCTGACGGTGGACCAGTACGGGATGCTCTACAAGGTGGCGGTGCCGCCCGCCACCTTCTCCCCCACGGCCCTGCACCCCGTGGTGAACGTGAGCCCCCTGACCCCGGCCTTCAACGTGACCTCGCCGATAATCCAGCACCCGGGGGTGCCCTACCCGCCTATCCACTACGCGCAGATCCCGCCGACGTCCCTGCAGCTCATCGGCTCGCATTACACGGTGCCCTACGCTGTCCCTCCCGGCTTCCTGCCTAGTCCTCTCCTGTCTCCTTCCACCAACCTCGCCGCCTCTCACGTCCCCCACTTTGTGCCATATGCCTCTCTCTTCACGGAAGAAGCCGCTCCTTCCCCCCAGACTACCTCTCCTACCCACACCTTCAACAAATCTGCTTCTGCGGTCTCTCCCTCGGGCCAGATGCAGCACCATGCTGGGACCCAGCCACTAGATACTACGCTAGGTAGAATTCCTGTTTATTATCAGATGTCCCGCCTCCCACCAGGGTACTCGGCATATGAGACGCCCACAGCAGGTGGAAGCCCAGATTCTTCTCAGCAAGACAGTCAGCTGAGTTCAGAGGTAGCTGCTGCCAACGGTGGACAGAGACATCTGGAGCACAACGTGGTGAGGAGGACCAGTGAGGCTGTGGACTCTGGCAGCAGTAAAGCCGAAGACTGTCTGCCAGGGGCTGCAGTGGGATGTGTGGTTGATGGACAGTTTCTTTCAGGTTACCAGACGTTGAGAACAGAGGTCTCTGTGCCAGCTCACAGAAACACCCCAGACACTGACCTGGAGGTCCAGAGGGTGGTAGGGGTGTTGGCATCTCAGGATTATCATGTTCTGGCAGCCCAGAGGAAAGATGACCCAAGCCCTTTAAACCTTTGCCATAGTATCTCTGATCAGCAGGGGGAGTCAAAGGACGTTTTGAGGAACACAGTGGAAAGGGCCGCTGCTGGGAAGAGCCAGTCCAGGAGTCCGTATGTTGTATCCCCTGAAGAGATGGTTAGACAAAGACAATTAACCAAAGGAATGGTGATAGCTAACGGCAAGCCAGTACTGGTTCCCGTTGGATCTGAGCCCATCAGGTCTTCTGCTTCAGAAACCCTGGTAAGGCAGAGTCCAGACGTGCAGGCTCGAGGGAGCGTGCTCGAAAAGGAcctggcacagctgcagccacCCAGCTCCTCACACTTGCCCTCCCACTTCATGAAAGGAGCCATCATCCAGCTGGCTACAGGAGAGCTGAAGCGGGTAGAGGACCTGCAGACTCAAGACTTTGTTCGCAGTGCAGAGGTGAGCGGGGGCCTGAAGATCGATTCCAGCACCGTGGTGGATATTCAGGAAAGCCAGTGGCCTGGGCTTGTCATGTTGCATTTTGTGGTTGGGGAGCAACAAAGTAAAGTGAGCATCGATGTGCCCCCAGAGCATCCCTTCTTTGTCTATGGCCAGGGCTGGTCCTCCTGTAGCCCGGGGCGGACTGCTCAGCTCTTTGCTTTGCCCTGTCACAGGCTGCAAGTGGGCGATGTCTGCATATCAATCAGTTTACAGAGCATGAATGGCAACTCTGCTTCTCAGGCTAACTACCCTCTCACAGATCAGTTGATATCTACTAGGGAGAGATCTGAAAGAACTGCTCAGGGGTCCAGAGAACCGTCTGACAGAGCTGCTGAAAGGAAGAGCCAGCCAGAAAGGGAAAGTGCAGCTCAGAGCTCTCACGCAGAACCCTCTCAGCCTGAGACTGTCACTCAGCAcagctgggcagccccaggctTCCAAAGATACAGCACGCAGGCAGAGGAGCCTCGGCCCTCTCTGCTCCGTCCCTCTTTCATTCCCCAGGAGGTCAAGCTGTCTATCGAAGGGCGTTCTAATGCAGGGAAGTGA